From a single Miscanthus floridulus cultivar M001 chromosome 8, ASM1932011v1, whole genome shotgun sequence genomic region:
- the LOC136474718 gene encoding uncharacterized protein — MGTHDTSRGLTLPASSRSPPQLSFSPPLSKVTNAMSPGGARVGDGGGGGGDGNKKPLPPTPGTHPRYIPKRGSVLKGIVRGAPGLISTLIGAPANSGGHRVRPAPPGEGGDDGAEQGK, encoded by the coding sequence ATGGGGACGCACGACACAAGCCGCGGCCTCACTCTCCCGGCGTCCTCGCGCTCCCCACCTCAGCTTAGCTTCAGCCCGCCGCTCTCCAAGGTAACCAACGCCATGAGCCCCGGAGGTGCGCGCGtgggggacggcggcggcggcggtggcgatggcaacaAGAAGCCGCTCCCGCCGACTCCGGGAACACATCCGCGCTACATCCCCAAGAGAGGGTCGGTACTGAAGGGGATCGTTCGCGGCGCGCCGGGCCTCATCTCCACGCTGATCGGCGCGCCGGCGAACTCCGGCGGCCACCGCGTGCGCCCGGCGCCGCCCGGGGAAGGAGGTGATGATGGCGCGGAGCAGGGGAAGTAG